The following proteins are co-located in the Flavobacterium sp. CECT 9288 genome:
- the pgk gene encoding phosphoglycerate kinase, producing MKTVHDFDFKNKKALIRVDFNVPLDDHFQVTDTTRIEAAKPTIDAILAQGGSVILMSHLGRPKGVEAKYSLQYIVQTTSEILGVPVQFASNCVGEVAQEAAHNLPAGSVLILENLRFHPEEEAGDVAFAKELASLGDIYVNDAFGTAHRAHASTTIIAQFFPDHKCFGLLLAKEIESLNKVLKNSEKPVTAVLGGSKVSSKITVIENILDKVDHMIIGGGMTFTFVKALGGKIGNSICEDDKQDLALEILRLAKEKGVQIHLPVDVVAADAFANDAQTQVVDVNNIPDGWQGLDAGPKSLALFKEVIMESKTILWNGPLGVFELENFANGTITLGNYIAEATAKGAFSLVGGGDSVAAVKQFGLEDKVSYVSTGGGAMLEMLEGRVLPGIAAILE from the coding sequence ATGAAAACCGTACACGATTTCGATTTTAAAAATAAGAAAGCGCTCATTCGAGTAGATTTTAACGTACCGCTAGACGATCATTTCCAAGTAACCGATACCACGCGTATTGAAGCAGCCAAACCTACTATTGATGCTATTTTAGCGCAAGGCGGAAGCGTAATATTAATGTCACATTTAGGACGACCAAAAGGTGTAGAAGCTAAATATTCACTACAATACATTGTACAGACTACTTCGGAAATTCTAGGTGTTCCGGTTCAATTTGCCTCTAATTGTGTGGGTGAAGTGGCTCAAGAGGCTGCACATAACTTGCCAGCAGGAAGCGTATTGATTCTTGAAAATTTACGCTTTCATCCAGAGGAAGAGGCTGGTGATGTGGCTTTCGCCAAAGAATTAGCCAGTCTTGGAGATATTTATGTGAATGATGCTTTTGGTACAGCTCATAGAGCACATGCTTCTACTACTATCATCGCACAGTTTTTTCCAGATCACAAATGTTTTGGATTGTTGCTTGCTAAAGAAATTGAGAGCTTAAATAAAGTATTGAAAAATAGTGAAAAACCAGTAACTGCAGTTTTGGGTGGTTCTAAGGTTTCTTCTAAAATCACTGTGATCGAAAATATTTTAGATAAAGTAGACCACATGATTATAGGTGGTGGAATGACTTTTACATTTGTGAAAGCACTAGGAGGCAAAATAGGGAACTCTATTTGCGAAGATGACAAACAAGACTTAGCACTAGAAATTTTGCGTTTAGCCAAAGAAAAAGGGGTTCAAATACACCTTCCTGTTGATGTTGTGGCGGCTGATGCGTTTGCCAATGATGCTCAAACGCAAGTAGTGGATGTAAATAATATCCCAGACGGCTGGCAAGGTCTTGACGCAGGACCAAAATCATTAGCACTTTTCAAAGAAGTGATTATGGAATCTAAAACTATTTTATGGAACGGACCTTTGGGAGTTTTTGAATTAGAAAATTTCGCAAATGGAACTATTACATTAGGTAATTACATTGCCGAGGCTACAGCCAAGGGAGCTTTTTCACTTGTGGGCGGTGGTGACTCTGTAGCTGCAGTAAAACAATTTGGTCTAGAAGACAAAGTAAGTTATGTATCAACAGGTGGCGGAGCCATGCTAGAAATGCTTGAAGGTAGAGTACTTCCAGGTATTGCAGCTATCTTGGAATAA
- a CDS encoding LysM peptidoglycan-binding domain-containing protein yields MNIKNTTVALLLLFSANLFAQDANNTQSILKIVPKISYLDSIKKTFVNDKVAARVDSLWMKELTDLDLFSSFSEEIKNTNLDVAIDYELPTDLLKQRLAAMDAKSPFNIEYNPGLENLIKSFLKNRKKSFERLMAVSEYYFPLMEEALAKQNVPLEIKYLAVVESALNPKAVSRMGATGLWQFMYQTGKQYGLKIDSYVDERSDPLKSSEAATQYMTNMYKIFGDWDLVLAAYNSGPGNVAKAIRRSGGQQNYWNIRKNLPRETQGYVPAFLATMYIYEYHKEHGIVPNRAKVKHFATDTVMIKRQMNFRQISDLLDVPVAQLQLLNPSYKLNVVPFYHDQTHFLRLPQEKVAVFASNEDKIYAYAQYEKDKSEKPFMLVKTTVVKDSLRTNTESLAATKSVYYKVRKGDNIASVALKYGVTIAEIKKWNHIKGNNIAYGRSLKINTDPSTVKELKSEPKNTVYKNTALADAKVNKEEKAVDASNTASSYVIQKGDNLGSIAKKHNLTVTEIQKLNGLTTASVQAGLVLQLSPKETDAKPDAATSPLRKDVEYVVLKGDNLGTIATKFGATVPELKSWNNLSDNTITIGKSLIVAKDEIAINTDKATVDTFKTKKNTSAAKTASEYFVKKGDSLFSISKKYPGVTINDLKKWNGISGEDIKPGMKLKING; encoded by the coding sequence ATGAATATAAAAAATACCACTGTTGCACTATTACTTTTGTTTTCGGCTAATTTGTTTGCACAAGATGCAAATAATACCCAATCCATTTTAAAAATAGTACCTAAAATTTCGTATCTCGATTCTATCAAGAAAACTTTTGTAAACGATAAAGTTGCCGCACGCGTTGACAGTTTGTGGATGAAGGAACTTACTGATCTGGATTTATTTTCTTCATTCTCTGAAGAAATAAAAAATACCAATCTTGATGTAGCAATTGATTATGAGTTGCCTACAGATTTACTCAAGCAAAGATTGGCTGCCATGGATGCAAAGTCACCTTTTAATATTGAGTACAATCCAGGATTAGAAAACTTAATCAAATCTTTTTTGAAAAACAGAAAAAAATCTTTTGAACGCCTTATGGCAGTTTCTGAATATTATTTTCCGTTAATGGAGGAAGCATTAGCAAAGCAAAATGTCCCTCTCGAAATTAAATATCTAGCAGTGGTTGAGTCGGCATTAAATCCTAAAGCAGTTTCCCGAATGGGCGCTACTGGATTGTGGCAGTTCATGTACCAAACTGGAAAACAATACGGTCTTAAAATAGATTCTTATGTAGATGAAAGAAGTGATCCACTGAAATCTAGCGAAGCTGCGACGCAATATATGACCAATATGTACAAGATATTTGGAGATTGGGATTTGGTTTTAGCAGCCTACAACTCTGGACCTGGTAACGTTGCCAAAGCCATCAGACGTTCTGGAGGACAACAAAATTATTGGAATATTCGAAAAAATTTACCCCGTGAAACACAAGGTTATGTACCTGCTTTTTTAGCAACCATGTATATTTATGAATACCACAAAGAACATGGTATTGTTCCTAATAGAGCCAAAGTAAAACACTTTGCTACAGATACGGTGATGATCAAGCGTCAAATGAATTTCAGACAAATATCGGACTTACTTGATGTGCCGGTAGCACAATTACAGCTTTTAAATCCCTCTTACAAACTAAACGTGGTGCCTTTTTATCACGATCAAACACATTTTTTAAGATTACCACAAGAAAAAGTTGCCGTTTTTGCCTCAAACGAAGACAAAATATATGCCTACGCACAATACGAAAAAGACAAAAGTGAAAAACCTTTTATGTTAGTAAAAACAACTGTTGTTAAAGACAGTCTTAGAACTAACACTGAAAGTCTGGCCGCAACCAAAAGTGTGTACTACAAAGTTAGAAAAGGTGATAATATTGCTAGTGTAGCTCTAAAATATGGGGTAACTATTGCCGAAATAAAAAAATGGAATCACATCAAGGGCAACAATATTGCATACGGACGAAGTTTGAAAATCAATACTGATCCTTCTACAGTAAAGGAATTAAAGTCTGAACCTAAAAATACAGTTTATAAAAACACAGCGCTGGCAGATGCTAAAGTAAATAAAGAGGAAAAGGCTGTTGATGCGTCAAACACCGCTTCAAGTTATGTAATTCAAAAAGGAGATAACTTGGGAAGTATTGCAAAGAAACACAATTTGACAGTTACTGAGATTCAAAAGTTAAATGGCTTAACTACGGCTTCTGTACAAGCGGGATTGGTTTTGCAATTAAGTCCAAAAGAAACGGATGCTAAACCAGATGCGGCAACAAGTCCGTTGCGCAAAGATGTCGAGTATGTTGTTTTAAAAGGAGATAATTTAGGTACAATTGCGACTAAATTTGGCGCCACTGTTCCCGAATTAAAATCGTGGAATAATCTATCTGATAATACGATTACTATAGGAAAATCTCTTATTGTTGCTAAGGATGAAATAGCAATCAATACTGATAAAGCTACTGTAGATACTTTTAAAACAAAGAAAAATACATCTGCTGCGAAAACTGCTTCAGAATATTTTGTAAAAAAAGGAGATTCCTTATTTAGTATTTCTAAAAAATATCCGGGTGTAACCATCAATGATTTGAAAAAGTGGAACGGTATTAGTGGTGAAGATATCAAACCAGGTATGAAGTTAAAAATAAACGGATAA
- a CDS encoding DUF4837 family protein, with amino-acid sequence MPRITTGKINTISVIIEDQLWNGEIGDSIRNKFAAPVIGLPQEEPLFNINQYPVKLLEGFMTDTRAIIVVKKTEENKFEIKKNQYASPQNVFHISGRTVSDIVTIMEQNAPQMISMIKNAEIAASQKINKQSLLDPKIIENKFHTAIQVPTGYVYVLQKRNFLWLKKEFIGGNTSLLLYQVPLDKYRTDKNWSAKVIQLRDSIGNLYIRGKEPHTNMITEEAYSPYFSKTKLNKYTAYETKGTWQLNNDFMSGPFINYAILDTTYNRLLVLEGFCYAPSKDKRDLMHELESIIKSAQIIKKEP; translated from the coding sequence TTGCCGCGCATTACTACAGGTAAAATCAACACCATATCGGTTATTATTGAAGATCAGTTGTGGAATGGTGAGATAGGAGATAGCATCAGGAATAAATTTGCTGCGCCAGTAATAGGCTTGCCTCAAGAAGAACCTCTTTTTAACATCAATCAATATCCTGTGAAACTTTTAGAGGGTTTCATGACCGACACCCGCGCTATTATTGTTGTTAAAAAAACGGAAGAGAATAAATTTGAAATCAAGAAGAATCAATATGCGAGTCCGCAAAATGTTTTTCATATTTCAGGAAGAACAGTAAGTGATATTGTGACAATCATGGAGCAAAATGCACCCCAAATGATCTCCATGATTAAGAATGCTGAAATTGCGGCTAGCCAAAAAATAAACAAACAATCTTTACTGGATCCTAAAATTATTGAGAACAAGTTTCATACAGCCATTCAAGTTCCTACGGGTTATGTGTATGTCTTGCAAAAAAGAAATTTCTTGTGGCTCAAAAAAGAATTTATAGGCGGAAACACTAGTCTCTTGCTCTACCAAGTTCCTCTTGATAAATATAGAACCGATAAAAACTGGAGTGCAAAGGTAATTCAACTGCGCGATTCTATAGGCAATTTGTACATCAGAGGAAAAGAACCCCATACCAACATGATTACAGAGGAGGCGTATTCTCCTTATTTTTCTAAGACAAAACTCAATAAATACACTGCTTATGAAACTAAGGGAACTTGGCAATTGAACAATGACTTCATGTCGGGTCCTTTTATCAATTATGCAATACTAGACACTACATACAACCGATTGCTAGTTCTAGAAGGTTTTTGTTATGCGCCTTCAAAGGATAAAAGGGATTTAATGCACGAATTAGAATCCATTATAAAATCGGCACAGATTATCAAAAAAGAGCCTTAA